The genomic window GCCCCCGGGGGGCCGGCCGACGATCGGCGACCGGAGATATCGCCCCCACTCGGCGGGGGGCGTCTCGATGAGCGGCCCCGCCTCGACGACCGCGTCGCCCGCCTCGTCCAGCCGGAGCCACCAGAGCTCGTCGCCCGCGGGCCCGTCGCCCCGGCCCGGGACCGGCCGGCCGGTGACGACCGCGAGCAGGAGGCCGCCGCGGTCCTCCCCGAGCCAGGCCGAATCGACGACCCGGGGCGCGGACTGCGCGGCGAGCGGGCAGCGCCACTCGATCCGCCTCGGGCCGCCCGCGGCGGGGGCGATCGCCCCTCCGCCATCCTCGCCCGTCGTCCCGTGGTCCCCGGCGAAGCGATGGTGATAGAGACATCCGTCGCCCGCGGCGAAGAGCACGCGTGGGCTAGTTCCCGGGAACCAGCAAGGCCGGCCCGTCGGGACCGCGCCCGTGTCCACGAAATCGAGGACCTCGCCGTCGGGGTAGGAGACCCGAGCCAGGCCGACGCCCGCGGGCTGCGCGCCCCTCGGCCCTCCGGAGAGGCGGCCGACGACCTGGAATCGACCCGACTCCTCGCGCCAGGGGGAGCAAACTCCGAGATCCAGCAGCTTGCCCGCCGGCGCCGGCAGCGAGGTCGTCCGGCCCGGATCGCCCTGCACCCAGAGCGTCGGCCGGGGCGAATCTCTCGTGGGCGGGCTGACGAGGATCGGGACCTCCCGCGTCGGCACCTCGACCAGCCTGGCCGAAGGTCGCCGAGGATGCAGGCAGACGCACGCCACCGTGATCAGGATGGATGCCCAGAGGCATGCCCGAAGCCCGAAGACACTGAGCGGGCCCCACATGATCCCCTCCCGTCCCGCATCGCGAACATGAGCGCCTGCCGGAGCCCCGCGGCGGAAGACCGGCCGCGAGGCTCGAGGGCTGACGCTCAGGCCCCGGTCCTCCTCGTCTTGAACGCAGATCCTCTATGCGGCCCGAGGCCGGGATGGTTCCCATTTTCCTCCGGCGTCCTCCGGATTCGAGGAGGATGCCGGGTGAGGCGGAGTCGCCGATCGAGCAGGGAATCGCGGGAGGCCTGGCTGGTCGCCGGCGCGAACGGGGCCGGTCGCGCGAAGGGGGCATCGCGCACGGGGGCAGATTCAGGGAGGGAGGGCGAACGGGGCCACCGAAGCCCACCGATCAGGCGGCGAACCACCCTCGCTCATCCCCACCAGGCCTGGACGGTTGCGAAGGAAGCATGATGCTTCGTTGACAGGCGATTTGGAGGCCGGGACGAAGGGGATCACTCCGTGGGGATCGGCATGGCGCATATCGCGAGGAGGTCGTCAGTCTCGTCGGTGACCACGACCCGGATGTGACCTTGGGGCACGTCGAGGATATCGGGCCACTTCCTCGCCGACGAGCTCATGCAACTCAGCTCGACCGGGTCGATCACCTTGGCGGTCACGCCGCTGCCGTCGTCCCGTCCAAAATCGTCGGCGACCTTCAAGGCGACGACCGGCGGCTCGTGTCCGCAACCAAGCCCCCGCCGATAGGCGTCGAGAATCTCGCCCTTCGCAACGCCCAGGAGCTGGCCCAATGCGGCTCGCTTCTCTTCCCTGCTCATGGTCAGCTCCGAAATGGTGATGCCCCGACCGAAGAGTTCCGGGAGCGGTTGATGGTCAATTGTATCAGGGCGGTATAAGTGACTGCCCCACAATCCCTGTACACCCGGCAGGGGGCGTCGCGACCAGTCTCCGGCAAGGGGAAGGTCCGGATCCGCTTCCTTACGAAGAGCGGATACAGGGGGGGTGATTTCGATCGCCTCGGCCTCGACCAATACACCCCCTCTGACTCCCCCTTCGTAAGGGGGAGAACCGGGATCGGCTCGCCTTCTTGAGAGCATCGGAGTAGGGTGGGTCAGCCGACGAAGTCGGCGCAACCCACCGAAATGCGGTGGGTTGCGCCTCGCAAGCTCGGCTGACCCACCCTACCCGGGAGCCCGCACGTTCGACTTGTGGGTAAAGCAAAGCTTCGTAAGGGGGGGATACAGGGGGGTGATTTCGATCGCCTCGGCCTGGATCAATACACCCCCTCTGACTCCCCCTTCGTAAGGGGGAGAACCGGGATCGGCTCGCCTTCTTGAGGGGGATTGCAGGAAGAGTTGCTTATGGGACAGACTCTGACGGAGCCACCCAGCTCTAGGGGGAACGACGGGCGTACGGGGCGACCCAGCTTTCGTCTCGGCCGGACCGGCTCGGCTCGGGCCGACCTCGAGATGAATGGTCCGTGGCCGGACGGGCCTCCGGATCACAGGCCCGCGGGGCCGCTCGCGTGAATGGGGGATCGCGCACGGCGGCAGGTAGGGGGGGCGGCGCCCACGTCGCGTCGGGCGTGCACCTCGGGTCGCGGCGAGGATGGGAAGGCCTGGCGTGGGGACGAGACCGGCCCGGGGGCCGGCCAGGCGGGTGGGGAAGGAGGGGGCCTCGGCTGCCTCTCACGGCTCGCCCCGGCTCCGCCCCTTTCGGCCTCGATCGGACGAGGTGCGATCAGCTGGGGAGCACCACGTTGTGGTAGACCTCCTGCACGTCGTCGAGGTCGTTGAGCGTGCCGAGGAGTTTTTCAAACGAGGCGAGGTCTTCCCCATCCAGGCTCTTGCTCGCCTGCGGGAGGAAGCGGATCTCCTGGATTTCTAGCTCGGTGCCGGGGAACGCCTCGAGGAGGGCCGTCTTCGCCTTGGAGAACTCGGCGGGGGGGGCGAAGATCGTGACGGTGCCGTCCTCGCATTCGATCTCCTCGACGGCGACGTCCGCGGCGAACATCGCCTCCAGCACCTTCTCCTCGTCGTCGCCCTTGAAGGAGAGGACGGCCAGGTGGTCGAAGGAGATGACGACGGAGCCGGTCGCGGCCAGTTTCGACCCGGCCCTGTGGAAGCAGCCGCGGACGTCGGAGAAGGTGCGCGTGACGTTGTCGGTCAGGCATTCGACGATGAGCAGGGAGCCGCCGGGGCCGAACCCCTCGTAGCGCGCGGCCTGGAAATCCTCGCCGCCCGTGCCGGCCGCCTTCTGGATCGCCTTCTCGATCACGTGGCTCGCGACGTTGTCGCGCTTGGCCCGCTCGATGACGCTGCGCAGGGCCGAATTGACTTCCGGGTCGGGCACGCCGTTCTTGGCGGCCATGTACAGTTGCCGCCCGTACTTGGAATAGAGCTTCGACTTCTGGGCGGCCGTCTTGAAGATCGTCTCTTTGCGCTTCTCGAAGATCCGTCCCATTCGAGTTCCCGCCTTCTCGTCTACCGGGGCCATCCCGGACCGCGCCCCCACGAGGTCGCACGAGGCAGGACGTCGGCAAGGACGTCCCGCCAGCGCTTCGAGGCCCCGGGTCCTTGCCGGGGCGGACGTCGTCGGCGACGAGGATGTCCGCGCCTGCGGAGGGTCCGAGCGTCAGGGTGCGGATCGCTGGTCGGGGACGATGCCCCTCTTCCCAAAATCGCCAGGCCGCAAGTGGTTTCGTGCCCTCATTCTAAAGAAGACGCCCCCCGGCCGCAATCGAGCGACCGCCGACGGGTGGGCGAGGGCGGCGAGCGGAACCATCGTGGGCCAGGCGGCCCTGGCGATCGCTCCCCGGCCTCGGCGGGCTCCGGGACCCCCGGCGAAATCCGGGAAATCCGCCGGGCTCGACGCGAAAACGGGCGAACATGGCGCTAGTCTCAGATAGAGGGATCGCGGCGCGGCTCTCCTCCACGATCGTTCCAGGGAGGAGCGTGGCGCCCGGCTGTTCGCGGCCGTGCAGCCTTCGGCCGGCCGCAGCCTCGGGGCGTTGAGGCGATCGATGGTGCGTCGCTCGCGGGATTTCCCATGGTGCTCTTGAAACCGCGGGAGGCTTCGCGCGGATCCTGTTCCCGGGCGGAGTCCGTCGTTCGCGGTGGGCGGAGATCTCGGGCCCGGTTTGGCAATTCGGCGATCGGTGCCCGGGCCGTCACGGGTCGGCCCGGGCGTGGGACGCCGAACGGCGAGATGGAGCAGGTTCGGCGAGCGCAGGGAGCCGGGCCGGGCGAGTTGGACTCGCCTCGCCCGGCGACGCGGCGATCCCGGGGCGTCGCCTTCGACTCCGCCCCAGCCACCCAGGCCGTGGGACCGGGCTGGATGAGGAAAAAGGTCTCGGCGAGGGGGTGGCGAAGCCGTTCGAAAACCGAGGTCAAGGTGTCTCGCGAGAACGACTTGCGTCGCGGTGTTCGAAGCACGGCGGCGCGACGAGTGGAGCCACGCCGGGAATATCACGATCGAGCGATCAGGGCGGGCCGTCGCACCGGATCGGGGCCCGGGCCGGGGAGCCGAGGCGATCCCGCGATGTCCGCGCGGTGCGATCACGGCCGCGTGGAGGACTCGGTGAAACGTTCCGTCAGGCGTGCAAAAGGCAGGACGACCCCGGCGGGGACGCTGGCAGACCAATGGCCCGCCACACGGCCTGCCACCTCTTGCTCGGCGTGACCGAAGGCGAGAACGGCGAACCGCAGCAGACGGCGGGGGTGGCGACGCGGGGTCGTCCCAGACGCCGGGGCATCGAGGCGAGGACGAGGCTCCTTCCGCGGGCCGGGGCCGGACCCACAGATCCGGCTGACGCCGGAGGCTGGAGGCTTCGCCCGTCCGAACCACCCGCTCACGCGAGTGGTCACGTGTTCATGGGCTCCCCGACGAAGTGTCAAGTTGGGGCTCCAGCCTTTGGGGTGATGCCGGCTGTGTTGTTCCAAAATAGATTGCAAAATGTTCCTTGCAAAAGACTTATGGCTCGTCATTTGACGTGGGGCTGCGCGGCGAGCGAAGCCGCCGGGGGGCGACTGCGGCGGCGTGCAACCCGCCGGGTAGATCGAAGGCGGCCTGGTCGCGTCGCGGGGGGGGCGGATGAGCGTGGCGAGAGCGGGGCGGATATCGATGGCTTGCTCATCGGGGGCGAGTCGGCCTTGCCGGATTTCCCGGTTTCGGGTGAAGTGCCGGCGATGTCCCGTCGATGATTGCCCGAGAACCACTTCTTCTGTCCGATCCGGGTGCCGGTCGTCGTGCCCGGGGGGGATGCCGGCGGGACATGGGGCGAGGCTCGTCGATCCGGCATGGATGCCGGGCGCGGGGTCGCCCCGATCCGATCGGCCGCGTGCCGGCCGTGGAACCGGAAAGGCTAACCCGGACCTCATGCGCAAGGGATGGCGCGAAGTCCTGTTCGTCCTGGCCGCGTGCCTGATGGGCCCGCTCGCCCGGGCCGCGCCCGGCGAGGGCAAGCGGGCCGGGGCCGAGGACCGCGTCGGCATCGCCGTCGAGCTCCGCTGGTCGCCCCCCGCCGCGGCCGACGCGCCGGGCCCGGCCGAGGCCGAGGAGATCTCCCTGTCCACGTCCGACGGGCAGGTCGCGGACGTCGTCGCCTGGCCGGCGGAGAAGCACGCGGAGGGGCCGCGGCCGCATCGCGGGCCCGACGAGGACTGGCGGCTCGGCTCCCAGCCGAGCGGCCGCGTCCGTGCGCGCCTGGAGGTGACGCCCGCGGCGGACCTGGTCGTCCGCAAGGGGGGCAGCACGGTCCGGATCCCGGTCGCGACGATCCTGGAGAAGCCCCAGCAGGGGCCCCCGCAGGCGGCCGTCGCGGTGACCGTGGAGCGGCTGGCCTGGGACTCGCTGATGATCGACCTGGGGCAGGGGGCGGAGTCCGGCGTGGTCGCGCCCTCGACGGCCGTGCCGCTCTCGCTGCGGCACAACATCGTCTGGCCCGACGCGGCCGAGGTGATCGTGCGGACGACCGCCATCCTCCGGCCGATGGGCGGCACCGAGGCCCTCTGGCGCGACGAGCGCCGGGAGACCATGCCGGCGAACCGCCTGGAGCCCCCGACGTCCCTGTGGACCGTCCCCGCGCCCCGGCAGGAGGGCTCCTACGTGGTCGAGTTCCACTCGGCCTGGGAGCCGGCCGGCCCTCGCGAGGGCTCGCGCCTGGGCCGCCTGATCCGCCGCCGCAAGCCGACGCCCGTGGCCAGCTCCGCGACCCGCCGGGCGGTGCTCGCGGTGGTGGCGCCCGCCGAGCCGCCGGCGGAGGCCTCCGCGCGGGAGACCGAGGTGGACGCCGTGGATCCGGCCCGGGTCCGCAACACGCGGTTCTCCGCCTCCGGCCGGTCGCCGGCCTCGCGGTCCAGCCGGACCGTATGGGCCGTCCCGGCGGAGGTCCTTGCCGAGGCCGCCCGCAAGGAGTCCGACCGCGAGCGGCTGCGGGCGTGGATCGGCCGGAGCGAGGCCGCGAGCCTCCCCCCGGCGGACGAGTCGGGGCTCGGCTGGTCGGCCGTCGGCCTCCGCGTCCCCCACCCGGACAGGCTCCATCGCGTGACGGTCACGGTGGCCGGCGGCGACCCCTCGGCGCTCGGCGTGGCCCTGGTGGATCCGGGCGGGCCGGGCCGCCGCCCCCGCGTGCTCCTGGACGCCTGCGCCTCGGGCCCGCCGATCCTCAAGGACGGGCCGGCCGTGACGTTCTCCTGGCTGGTCTGGCCGGACAGCCCGGACCCGCTGCTCGTCTTCCTGAACCGGAACCCGGGCGGGCCGGTGCGGCTCGGGCCGGTCAAGGTCGCGGAGCTCTCCGGCGTGCCGGCCGGCCCCGCGATCCGGGCTCCCGGCCCCGACGCGAGCCGCTCCATGGGGCTGTACCTCACCGGGGACAGGGCCCTCGACCGCTTCGGCGGCCATGGGGAGGTGGGCCTGGTGGACAACCTGGAGGTCGCGCGGAACCTCGCCGCGTACCTGGGCTACTGCGGCGCCTCGCTGGCCGTGCTGCCGGAGCCGCCCGCCGACCGGGCCGCCCGGCGGGGCCTGCGCGGCCAGGCCGACGAGGATGCCACCGGGCCCGACCAGGCCGGCGTGGTGCTCCGCCTGCTGGCCAGGCAGGGATGCGCCGCCTGGCTGGAGCTCTCGCTGGACGGCCGCGACGCCCTGCCCGGCCTGCCGCCCCCGGATTCGCCGGAGGCGCTGCGGCTGGGGCTGGTGCGCGTGGACCGGCAGGGGCTGGCTGACGGCCCGTGCTACCACCCCCTGCACCCGGACGTCCGCCGCGCGATGAGGCGGCGCGTCGAGGGGGCCCTGGCCCGCCGCGACGACGGGGGCAGAGTCGCCGGCGTCCTGCTCCAGCTCGGCCCCGGGCCGACCCTGCTGGGCTCGCCGGACACGGGGATGGACGACGACACGTTCACGCGGTTCGTCCGCGAGGCCTTCGGCCCGGAGACCGCCGCGAGCATCCCGGGGACCGACGCCGTCGATCCCGGCCGGTTCGCCGCGCGGTCGAAGTACCTCCAGGGCGTGGGCCGGATGCCCTGGATGGCCTGGCGATCCAAGGCGATCGCCGGCCTCTACGCGGAGCTGGCCGAGGCCGCCCGGGCGGCCTCGCCGGAGACGTCCCTGGCGCTGGCGACCCCGTCGCTGCACGACGGCGCCGCCGGCGTGGAGGCGCGGCGGGCGGACCTCGCGGGCCTGGCGCCCAGCCAGGCGTGGCGGAGCGTCGGGCTCGACCTCCAGGCGTGGCAGGCCGGGGCGTCGTCGCCGATCCTCCTCCGCGGCGTGGAGCTCTCCACCGACGCCCTGGCGCACGACCTGGCGGTGAGCCCCGACCTGGACGCCCGCCTGTCCGCCTACCCGAACCGCGGCCTGCTGCTGAAGATCGACCCCGACGCGGCCGGGCCCGCGGCCGACCCGGAGGACGACCGCGGCGGGCCGGCGGCGGGCGACGCCGCGGGGGCGGCCGCGGCCGACTCAGGGGCCCCCGGCGCGGTGACGCTCGCCGCGCTCCCCCTGGGCGACGGCGTGGCGGCCGACGAGCCGCTCGGGCACGCCCTGGCGGCGCTCGACGCCCGCTGGGTCGTGCTCGCGGCCCCGGCGATCGCCGGCCACGAGGACCGGCTGCGGCGGTTCGCCTCGGTGCTCCGTGGCCTCCCCGCCCGGCCCGCCCGCCAGGCGATCTCCGGCGGCGGCACGAAGGACCACGGCGTGTCGGTGCGGACGATCGAGGACGCCGGCCACACCTTCCTCCAGGTGGCCAACGACACGCCCTACCCGATCCGCCTGGCCGGGGTGATCGACGCCCCGGCCGAGGCCCCGGTGGAGGACCTCGGGCGCAACCTCAAGCTGATGCCCCAGCCGGCGGGCGGGGGCCGGCAACT from Aquisphaera giovannonii includes these protein-coding regions:
- a CDS encoding YebC/PmpR family DNA-binding transcriptional regulator — protein: MGRIFEKRKETIFKTAAQKSKLYSKYGRQLYMAAKNGVPDPEVNSALRSVIERAKRDNVASHVIEKAIQKAAGTGGEDFQAARYEGFGPGGSLLIVECLTDNVTRTFSDVRGCFHRAGSKLAATGSVVISFDHLAVLSFKGDDEEKVLEAMFAADVAVEEIECEDGTVTIFAPPAEFSKAKTALLEAFPGTELEIQEIRFLPQASKSLDGEDLASFEKLLGTLNDLDDVQEVYHNVVLPS